From the genome of Cytobacillus firmus, one region includes:
- a CDS encoding ComF family protein: MTINCLICHEEILSVVSWTTLWSRPKENCLCQTCTDKLPVIKGDTCGKCSRPFSTLDPQFRKGNLCKDCVRWNQDTVWSGQLDKNHSIFGYDDFLKETIARYKFRGDYILAKAFSPFIIERLQSLHFDFLVPIPLSPERIYERGFNQSSALIQEAGFTTVELLQRSHSEKQSKKSRKERIHLTQVFELFPETAVKDKNILLIDDIYTTGSTLYHAAKVLKERGAASVCSFTLARG; this comes from the coding sequence TTGACTATTAACTGTTTAATATGCCATGAAGAAATCCTGTCCGTTGTCAGCTGGACAACCCTTTGGTCGCGGCCAAAAGAGAATTGTTTATGCCAGACCTGCACCGACAAACTCCCAGTTATCAAAGGCGATACTTGCGGTAAATGCAGCCGCCCCTTCAGCACGCTAGATCCCCAATTTCGAAAAGGGAATCTATGCAAAGATTGCGTAAGGTGGAACCAGGACACAGTCTGGTCAGGACAGCTTGATAAAAACCATTCTATTTTCGGTTATGATGACTTTTTAAAAGAGACAATTGCCCGCTATAAGTTCCGCGGTGATTATATCCTAGCTAAAGCATTCTCCCCTTTCATAATTGAAAGACTCCAGTCTCTTCATTTCGACTTCCTCGTTCCCATCCCGCTAAGTCCTGAGCGGATTTACGAAAGAGGATTCAATCAATCATCTGCCCTTATTCAGGAAGCAGGCTTTACAACTGTAGAGCTTCTTCAGCGCAGCCATTCGGAAAAACAATCAAAAAAATCGCGAAAAGAGCGCATACATCTAACACAGGTCTTCGAGTTATTTCCAGAGACAGCGGTTAAAGACAAGAATATCCTCCTCATCGACGATATTTATACAACTGGATCTACTTTATACCATGCAGCGAAGGTTTTGAAGGAACGAGGAGCTGCATCGGTATGTTCATTTACATTGGCCAGAGGATAA
- a CDS encoding DEAD/DEAH box helicase, translating to MTPYINDFPPESLPISSIDTIPEPPLNENYPFNKELQQVLYGKQLLLENLQHSFEEIHQHYENGYITYRKGIIKTKNKTVCARCGNKDSSLFAGFPCARCGEKECTYCRKCIMMDRVSECTPLIGWCGPEPDRELTEPPLEWDGTLSPGQQFASDHVKQAVKENRELLVWAVCGAGKTEVLFEGISTALSSGKRVCIATPRTDVVLELGPRLKAVFPGIQVAVLYGGSEDRHIQAPLTIATTHQLLRFYKAFDTVILDEVDAFPYTADESLQYAVRQSRKEHSSMIYLTATPNQKWQNDCRSGKRNFVTIPARYHRHPLTVPSFKWCGNWEKSLKKDKLPPIVTQWIKRRLDYQKQCLIFLPQIDKMDKVLTILRKTYPNIQAVHAEDPERKDKIQMMRNNEIPMLLTTTILERGVTFPNVDVAVLGAEDRIFTESALVQIAGRVGRSAQFPTGDITFFHYGKTESMVKARKQILKMNTEAKKKGLIDY from the coding sequence ATGACCCCCTATATAAACGATTTTCCTCCAGAAAGCCTCCCGATATCCTCTATTGACACCATTCCAGAGCCGCCACTCAACGAAAACTACCCATTCAACAAAGAACTCCAGCAAGTCCTCTACGGAAAACAGCTTCTACTAGAAAACCTTCAGCATTCATTCGAAGAAATCCATCAGCACTATGAAAATGGCTATATTACTTATCGAAAAGGGATAATTAAGACCAAAAACAAGACAGTTTGTGCCAGGTGCGGCAATAAAGATAGCTCATTGTTCGCAGGCTTTCCTTGTGCCAGATGCGGTGAGAAGGAGTGTACGTACTGCCGGAAGTGCATCATGATGGACAGAGTCAGTGAGTGCACCCCTCTGATTGGCTGGTGCGGACCTGAGCCAGACCGTGAATTAACCGAGCCCCCCTTAGAATGGGATGGCACTCTTTCACCCGGACAGCAGTTTGCCTCCGATCACGTAAAGCAGGCAGTGAAAGAAAATAGAGAGCTCCTCGTCTGGGCTGTCTGCGGTGCAGGAAAGACGGAAGTTCTGTTTGAAGGAATCAGCACTGCCCTCTCTTCCGGAAAAAGAGTCTGCATTGCCACTCCAAGAACAGATGTTGTACTCGAGCTTGGTCCGCGGCTAAAAGCAGTTTTTCCTGGCATCCAGGTGGCTGTCCTCTACGGCGGAAGTGAAGACCGACATATCCAGGCACCTTTAACCATCGCTACCACGCATCAGCTGCTCCGTTTTTACAAGGCTTTTGATACAGTCATTCTGGACGAAGTGGATGCCTTTCCTTATACGGCAGACGAAAGTCTTCAGTATGCTGTCCGCCAGTCCCGCAAAGAACATTCCTCGATGATTTATCTCACAGCTACCCCAAATCAAAAATGGCAGAATGATTGCCGGAGCGGGAAGAGGAATTTTGTCACCATTCCAGCCAGATATCACCGACATCCCTTGACAGTGCCATCTTTCAAATGGTGCGGCAATTGGGAGAAATCCCTTAAGAAAGATAAACTCCCGCCAATCGTCACCCAATGGATCAAAAGGAGGCTAGATTATCAGAAGCAGTGCCTAATCTTCCTCCCCCAAATCGATAAAATGGATAAAGTCCTCACCATACTCCGTAAAACCTATCCTAATATTCAAGCTGTGCACGCAGAAGACCCTGAGCGAAAAGATAAAATCCAAATGATGCGCAATAACGAAATCCCCATGCTCCTAACAACAACCATCCTTGAAAGAGGCGTAACGTTTCCTAACGTAGATGTAGCTGTTCTGGGAGCAGAAGACCGCATCTTCACAGAAAGCGCTCTAGTCCAGATCGCAGGCAGGGTTGGAAGAAGTGCTCAATTTCCAACTGGAGATATTACCTTTTTCCATTACGGTAAAACCGAAAGCATGGTCAAGGCACGAAAGCAAATTCTTAAAATGAACACTGAAGCCAAAAAGAAAGGATTGATTGACTATTAA
- a CDS encoding DegV family protein, which produces MKTAVVTDSTAYIPKHLREKLNIHMIPLSVIFGGETYQEEVEITAEDFYEEVKHKELPTTSQPPVGEFAELFENLSKEYDAVISIHLSSGISGTFQGAVTAGSMVDDIQVFPFDSEISCMVQGFYVIEAAELAAAGKSPQEIVERLEEMKKSIRAYFMVDNLSHLQRGGRLSSAQALIGSLLQVKPLLHFEDKKIVPFEKIRTRKKAMKRMVDLFWEDVKSGEPYQAVIIHANREEEAREWKAELAAQYPNVEFMISYFGPVIGTHLGEGAMGFGWVKK; this is translated from the coding sequence ATGAAAACGGCTGTTGTAACGGATAGTACAGCATATATTCCTAAGCATTTAAGAGAAAAGTTAAATATACATATGATTCCGCTGAGCGTGATCTTCGGCGGTGAGACTTACCAGGAAGAAGTGGAAATTACCGCTGAAGACTTTTATGAAGAAGTGAAGCATAAAGAGCTCCCAACAACTTCACAGCCGCCGGTGGGTGAGTTTGCCGAGCTGTTTGAGAATTTATCGAAAGAGTATGATGCGGTAATTTCGATTCATCTGTCGAGCGGCATAAGCGGCACATTTCAGGGGGCAGTTACTGCCGGGAGCATGGTGGACGATATTCAGGTATTCCCCTTTGATTCCGAAATCAGCTGTATGGTGCAGGGGTTTTATGTGATTGAAGCCGCTGAACTGGCTGCTGCCGGTAAGAGTCCACAGGAAATCGTGGAACGGCTTGAGGAAATGAAAAAGAGCATTCGCGCTTATTTCATGGTAGACAACCTTTCACATCTTCAGCGCGGAGGACGTTTGTCCAGTGCACAGGCCTTGATTGGCAGCCTGCTCCAGGTCAAGCCGCTGCTTCATTTTGAAGATAAGAAAATTGTTCCGTTTGAAAAGATTCGCACTCGGAAGAAAGCGATGAAGCGGATGGTTGACCTTTTCTGGGAAGATGTGAAAAGCGGGGAGCCGTATCAGGCGGTGATTATCCACGCCAATCGCGAAGAAGAGGCGCGTGAGTGGAAAGCGGAGCTTGCGGCGCAGTATCCGAATGTTGAGTTTATGATCAGCTATTTTGGTCCGGTCATCGGAACCCATCTGGGTGAAGGCGCTATGGGATTTGGCTGGGTGAAGAAGTAA
- a CDS encoding response regulator: protein MNTKIVIIDDHQLFREGVKRILDFEKSFSVVAEGDDGSEAMALVEEYDPDVIIMDINMPNTNGVEATRQLINKYPESKVIILSIHDDENYVTHALKTGASGYLLKEMDADALVEAVKVVADGGSYLHPKVTHNLVNEYRRLAAEGTSNSSYSQVEIRRPLHLLTRRECEVLQLLADGKSNRGIGEALYISEKTVKNHVSNILQKMNVNDRTQAVVVAIKNGWVEVR from the coding sequence TTGAATACAAAGATCGTCATAATTGATGACCATCAATTATTCAGAGAAGGGGTAAAACGCATTTTAGATTTCGAAAAGAGCTTTAGTGTAGTGGCAGAAGGCGATGATGGCAGTGAAGCCATGGCTCTTGTCGAAGAGTATGATCCAGATGTGATTATCATGGATATCAATATGCCAAATACAAATGGTGTGGAAGCGACCCGCCAGCTGATTAATAAATATCCAGAATCCAAGGTAATCATTCTTTCCATCCACGATGATGAGAATTATGTAACGCACGCACTTAAGACAGGAGCGAGCGGATACCTGCTAAAAGAAATGGATGCAGATGCATTAGTGGAGGCTGTGAAGGTTGTTGCTGATGGAGGATCTTATTTACATCCGAAAGTGACACATAACCTGGTAAATGAGTACCGCCGCTTGGCAGCAGAGGGAACTAGCAACAGCTCCTATTCACAGGTGGAAATCCGCCGTCCTCTTCACTTGCTGACACGCCGCGAATGTGAAGTGCTTCAGCTCCTAGCTGATGGCAAAAGCAACCGCGGAATTGGGGAAGCTTTATACATAAGCGAAAAAACGGTAAAGAACCATGTGAGCAATATCCTGCAAAAAATGAATGTAAATGACCGTACTCAGGCAGTTGTTGTGGCTATTAAGAACGGCTGGGTAGAGGTGCGATAA
- a CDS encoding sensor histidine kinase, translating to MSIKKFDSKTLDLILEKMVQTVGTSKDEIFRIGEQCRNDHKTLTEELMEVKQMVLKVIEEGDRLEVQTRFARKRLSEVSMHFKDYSESEVREAYEKAHQLQMDLSMNRQLEKQLRDRRDDIERRLIGVNDTIDRAEVLISQITVVMNYLTSDLKQMGEIIEDAKLKQDFGLKIIEAQEEERKRVSREIHDGPAQMMANVMMRSDLIERVYKERGADEAITEIKDLKKMVRNALYEVRRIIYDLRPMALDDLGLIPTLKKYLTTIEEYHRSTKIYFANVGEERRLPPQYEVALFRLIQESVTNALKHAEAKEIQVKIEINNSRVAVVIKDDGKGFNIREKRPGSFGIMGMGERLELLEGQMSIDSKPGKGTIVIIQVPLK from the coding sequence ATGAGTATTAAGAAATTCGATTCCAAGACTCTGGATCTTATTCTTGAAAAAATGGTTCAAACAGTAGGTACCAGTAAAGATGAAATATTCCGTATAGGTGAGCAATGCCGTAATGACCATAAGACTTTGACGGAAGAATTGATGGAAGTTAAGCAAATGGTTCTTAAGGTAATTGAAGAAGGGGATCGGCTTGAAGTGCAAACCCGGTTTGCAAGAAAGCGCCTTTCTGAAGTAAGCATGCATTTTAAGGATTATTCAGAGTCTGAAGTGCGTGAAGCATATGAGAAGGCCCATCAGCTGCAAATGGATTTATCCATGAACCGTCAGCTTGAAAAACAGCTGAGGGATCGCCGTGATGATATTGAAAGAAGGCTTATAGGTGTTAACGACACTATTGATAGAGCGGAAGTCCTTATTTCTCAAATAACGGTTGTGATGAACTATCTGACAAGTGATTTGAAACAAATGGGAGAAATCATTGAAGACGCGAAACTCAAACAGGATTTTGGCCTGAAGATCATCGAAGCACAGGAAGAAGAGCGGAAAAGAGTATCCCGTGAGATCCATGACGGACCTGCCCAGATGATGGCGAATGTCATGATGAGATCCGATTTAATTGAGCGGGTATACAAAGAACGCGGTGCTGATGAAGCCATTACGGAAATAAAAGACCTGAAAAAAATGGTCCGAAATGCTTTATATGAAGTCCGCAGGATTATTTATGACTTGCGTCCGATGGCTCTTGATGATTTGGGATTAATACCCACCCTCAAAAAATACTTAACAACGATCGAAGAGTATCACAGGAGTACAAAGATATATTTCGCGAATGTTGGCGAAGAAAGGCGACTGCCGCCACAATATGAAGTTGCATTGTTCCGTCTGATTCAAGAGTCTGTGACAAATGCTCTCAAGCATGCGGAAGCTAAAGAAATTCAAGTGAAAATAGAGATTAATAATTCTAGGGTAGCTGTAGTCATTAAAGACGACGGGAAAGGGTTCAATATACGTGAGAAGCGTCCGGGCTCTTTTGGAATTATGGGGATGGGTGAAAGGCTTGAACTTTTGGAAGGCCAGATGTCCATAGATTCCAAGCCAGGCAAAGGAACCATTGTCATTATTCAGGTGCCATTGAAATAG
- a CDS encoding YigZ family protein, with protein MLPHYYTVKGYGENEIIIDKSRFIAHVSRANSEEEAQEFIQSIKKKHYNATHNCSAYLIGENDQIQKANDDGEPSGTAGVPILEVLKKKKLKDSVVVVTRYFGGIKLGAGGLIRAYGKATSEGLQTTGIVERELVTIMHTKIDYTWLGKIENELRSSIYPIKEIHYLESVEIETYVKDELIDSFTSWMTELTNGQSQTTAGNKLYLETQI; from the coding sequence ATGCTGCCTCATTACTATACAGTTAAGGGATATGGAGAAAACGAAATAATAATAGATAAATCCCGATTTATTGCACATGTATCCCGAGCGAATTCAGAAGAGGAAGCACAGGAATTTATCCAATCTATAAAGAAAAAACATTATAATGCCACACATAATTGCTCTGCCTATTTAATAGGGGAAAATGATCAAATTCAAAAGGCGAATGATGACGGAGAGCCGAGCGGCACGGCTGGTGTTCCGATATTAGAGGTGTTGAAGAAAAAAAAGCTGAAGGATTCCGTTGTAGTCGTAACCCGATACTTTGGCGGTATAAAGCTTGGCGCAGGCGGCCTGATTCGCGCCTATGGGAAAGCAACTTCGGAAGGATTGCAAACAACCGGGATTGTCGAAAGAGAACTAGTCACGATCATGCATACCAAAATAGACTATACCTGGCTTGGAAAAATAGAGAATGAACTCCGGTCCTCCATATATCCGATTAAGGAAATCCACTACCTTGAATCAGTAGAGATTGAAACCTATGTTAAGGACGAACTCATTGACTCTTTCACCAGCTGGATGACGGAATTAACGAATGGCCAAAGCCAAACAACCGCTGGAAATAAACTATACTTGGAAACACAGATTTAA
- a CDS encoding LCP family protein — MSGTRIVRRKKKKLRIWRVLLLLTLITVIGGGTYFAYNLYSHANSASSKIFQELDRSKIPNHRTEEVEITKDPFTVLVVGIEDQEGGERSDVMMLATVNPKTEEVYLLSIPRDTRTYIEDLGYKTKLNHSYGAGGIETTIATINDMIDIPIDYYITTNFDGFEDIVDTFDGVTVDVPFTFDAQLTGSLKWKTYYEGKMNLNGNEALAYVRMRKADPRGDHGRNERQQQVIKAIIDKGTSFSSITKIDDVMDDLGKNVKTNIPPSKFASFVKLYSKIKDTKIQNLTLNGTDEYIDGVYYYIPDKDSLFEINSTLETALAISDGTSLSDSEFGNESNSEYDSNSESGYDSNESETEYNSEENSEYQSESETDTDYNSDSNY; from the coding sequence ATGTCTGGTACCAGAATTGTCAGGCGCAAGAAGAAAAAGCTCAGAATTTGGCGAGTACTCCTGCTGTTGACACTCATTACGGTTATTGGCGGCGGAACATACTTCGCCTACAACCTATATTCTCATGCCAACAGCGCCTCCAGTAAGATTTTTCAGGAGTTGGATAGAAGTAAAATTCCGAATCACCGAACAGAGGAAGTCGAAATTACCAAGGATCCTTTCACCGTTCTAGTCGTTGGAATAGAAGATCAAGAGGGTGGAGAACGTTCAGATGTAATGATGCTGGCAACGGTCAATCCAAAAACAGAAGAAGTTTACCTGCTGAGCATCCCCCGTGACACAAGAACATATATAGAAGACCTCGGCTATAAGACAAAATTAAATCATTCCTATGGCGCAGGCGGTATTGAGACAACCATTGCTACGATCAATGATATGATTGATATTCCGATTGATTATTATATAACCACTAACTTTGACGGTTTTGAGGATATTGTCGATACATTTGACGGCGTAACCGTAGATGTACCATTTACCTTCGATGCCCAGCTGACAGGCAGCTTAAAATGGAAGACTTATTATGAAGGCAAAATGAACCTAAATGGAAATGAAGCACTTGCTTATGTAAGAATGAGAAAAGCGGATCCACGCGGAGACCATGGGAGAAATGAGCGCCAGCAGCAAGTCATAAAAGCGATCATTGATAAAGGCACTTCGTTCTCATCCATTACGAAAATTGATGATGTAATGGATGACTTAGGGAAGAATGTCAAGACGAATATCCCGCCATCAAAATTTGCAAGCTTTGTAAAATTATATTCTAAAATCAAAGACACCAAAATCCAGAACCTTACTCTAAATGGTACGGATGAATATATAGACGGTGTATATTATTATATTCCAGATAAAGATTCTCTATTTGAAATTAATAGTACCCTTGAAACAGCACTTGCCATATCAGATGGCACATCATTATCTGACTCTGAATTTGGGAATGAATCTAATTCAGAATATGATTCAAACTCTGAATCCGGATACGATTCTAATGAATCGGAAACGGAATATAATTCAGAAGAAAATTCTGAGTATCAATCTGAAAGTGAAACAGATACAGACTATAATTCAGACTCAAATTATTAA
- a CDS encoding SH3 domain-containing protein has product MKKIIASSVLATAALLPNFTYAEETTYPASMTTDSAVEIRKGTTPDDQVVTTLPDGESVVVVDEFTNSSGELWYKVESDGISGWGLSTGFQEADASLVGQDAVSTGSNVNVRRGASTSYEVIGKLTLGQKVKVIDQHANSQGELWYRISFNGQLGWVIADFLKADSGSTEPPPSEPAIIKKTVQVDSAAVRRGASSDYQAVATLSKNQEVSIIAEYKNSKGELWYRVDLGSVIGWVISSAFVKPAYTITTKTVLVEKADVRRGASSDYESVATLSKNQGVKVIGEHKNSKGELWYRVDLGSNIVGWVINTAFIAPPYTVTTKVVQIEKTAVRRGASSDYESVSTLSKNQSVKVIGEHKNSKGELWYRVDIGSNIIGWVISSAFVVPPYTVTTKVVQVEKTAVRRGASSDYESVSTLSKNQSVKVIGEHKNSKGELWYRVDIGSNIIGWVISSAFDKPQYSITTKVVQVESAAVRRGASSSYEAVAAVSRNQEIKIIDEFTNSSGELWYRADLGDVIGWVNSTAFEKPQPGTISLSGTYYVGNRNTNLYSGATYDYRVVERLNFTGKVTVLSGFINDSLQTWARVSTSTGNTGWVPLKDLVKSTSELDYVYALSSAALRRGASTSYGIAAPLKADEPLLVLSKLNGWLNVETAAGIRGWILESQTSEVSLKRLASPSTYTEGNANYLVWKKPTNFDFTYSKLSDYRLKLTQGITDAELPNFKIKGIKTVETVQSTSTEKAVILTFEPGYTFTIRDYSDKVTIKVIPTGLLGKQIVIDAGHGGKDAGAIGPTGLMEKDVNLATALLLKSELERNGASVLLTRSRDIFLELAERTAIANSSTYDAFISIHADSFSSTSRGSTTFFNSTVNFNGPISEELADSVQKYMVSSLGTYNRGVKEQEFYVNRMNHLPSILVELAFISNPNEESLLRTTAFRQKAAEGIRKGFQDYYSSF; this is encoded by the coding sequence GTGAAGAAAATTATTGCTTCTTCTGTTTTGGCTACTGCAGCGTTGCTTCCCAACTTTACATATGCAGAAGAAACAACATATCCTGCCAGTATGACAACGGATTCTGCTGTTGAAATCAGAAAAGGAACAACGCCTGATGATCAGGTTGTAACTACCTTGCCTGATGGAGAAAGTGTAGTAGTAGTTGATGAATTTACAAATTCATCAGGTGAACTTTGGTACAAGGTTGAAAGTGATGGCATTTCAGGGTGGGGACTCTCTACAGGATTCCAAGAGGCAGACGCATCTCTTGTTGGCCAGGATGCAGTTTCTACTGGTTCGAATGTAAATGTCAGAAGAGGAGCATCAACCTCTTATGAAGTAATTGGCAAGCTAACACTTGGCCAGAAAGTAAAAGTCATCGATCAGCACGCAAACAGCCAAGGCGAGCTTTGGTATAGAATTTCATTTAATGGCCAGTTAGGCTGGGTAATAGCAGATTTCCTAAAAGCGGACTCAGGCTCAACAGAACCGCCTCCCTCTGAACCTGCCATTATCAAGAAAACAGTGCAGGTTGACAGTGCCGCGGTACGAAGAGGCGCTTCTTCTGATTATCAAGCGGTTGCCACTTTAAGCAAAAATCAGGAAGTTTCGATCATTGCTGAATATAAAAATTCAAAAGGCGAGCTTTGGTATCGGGTAGACTTGGGCAGTGTGATCGGCTGGGTAATTAGCTCTGCTTTTGTAAAACCGGCTTATACAATCACCACTAAGACAGTGCTAGTTGAAAAGGCTGATGTACGCAGGGGCGCTTCCTCTGACTATGAGTCAGTGGCAACTTTGAGCAAAAACCAAGGAGTGAAAGTCATCGGGGAACATAAAAACTCCAAAGGTGAGCTCTGGTACCGCGTGGATCTTGGCAGCAATATTGTCGGCTGGGTCATCAACACCGCTTTTATAGCCCCCCCTTATACTGTGACCACCAAAGTGGTACAAATTGAGAAGACTGCCGTACGCAGAGGGGCTTCCTCTGATTATGAGTCAGTCTCTACCTTAAGCAAAAATCAATCGGTCAAAGTCATCGGGGAACATAAAAACTCCAAAGGCGAACTCTGGTACCGAGTGGACATTGGCAGCAATATCATCGGCTGGGTCATCAGCTCCGCTTTTGTTGTACCTCCTTATACTGTGACAACTAAGGTAGTACAAGTTGAGAAGACTGCCGTACGCAGAGGGGCTTCCTCTGATTATGAATCAGTCTCTACCTTAAGCAAAAATCAATCGGTCAAAGTCATCGGGGAACATAAAAACTCCAAAGGCGAACTCTGGTACCGAGTGGACATTGGCAGCAATATCATCGGCTGGGTCATCAGTTCCGCTTTTGATAAACCACAATATTCAATCACGACTAAAGTGGTACAAGTTGAAAGTGCTGCTGTACGCAGAGGTGCATCTTCCAGCTATGAAGCTGTAGCAGCAGTAAGCAGGAATCAAGAGATTAAAATTATCGACGAATTTACAAATTCAAGCGGTGAGCTTTGGTATAGAGCAGACCTTGGAGATGTTATCGGCTGGGTTAACAGCACTGCTTTTGAAAAACCTCAACCAGGCACTATCTCATTAAGTGGAACTTATTACGTCGGCAATCGGAATACAAATCTATATTCCGGCGCTACATATGATTATAGAGTGGTAGAAAGGCTAAACTTCACAGGAAAAGTGACCGTTTTGAGCGGGTTTATAAACGACTCTCTGCAAACTTGGGCTAGGGTAAGCACTTCGACTGGAAATACTGGATGGGTTCCTTTAAAAGACTTAGTCAAATCAACATCAGAACTGGATTATGTATATGCGTTGAGCAGCGCAGCATTAAGAAGAGGTGCATCAACCTCATACGGTATAGCTGCTCCACTAAAAGCAGATGAACCTCTGCTCGTTCTCAGCAAATTGAATGGATGGTTAAACGTTGAAACCGCTGCAGGAATACGCGGATGGATTCTGGAGTCCCAAACTTCCGAGGTTTCGCTGAAACGGCTGGCTTCCCCTTCTACTTACACAGAGGGCAATGCAAACTATCTGGTATGGAAAAAACCAACAAACTTTGACTTTACTTATTCAAAGTTATCGGATTATCGCTTAAAGCTGACGCAAGGCATAACAGATGCAGAATTGCCTAACTTTAAAATAAAAGGAATCAAAACAGTTGAAACGGTACAATCAACATCCACCGAAAAGGCGGTCATTTTAACCTTTGAACCTGGCTATACCTTCACTATTCGAGATTATAGCGATAAAGTTACCATTAAGGTAATCCCTACAGGTTTATTAGGAAAGCAAATCGTTATTGATGCCGGACATGGCGGAAAAGATGCAGGTGCTATTGGTCCAACTGGCCTAATGGAAAAGGATGTTAATCTAGCCACTGCTTTATTATTAAAATCCGAGCTTGAAAGAAACGGTGCATCTGTTTTATTAACACGAAGCAGAGATATTTTCCTCGAGCTTGCCGAAAGAACAGCTATTGCTAATTCCAGCACTTATGATGCCTTTATCAGTATTCATGCAGATTCTTTCTCAAGCACATCCAGAGGTTCAACAACGTTCTTTAACTCAACTGTGAACTTTAACGGCCCTATTAGCGAGGAACTAGCCGATTCTGTTCAAAAGTACATGGTATCATCACTCGGCACCTATAACAGAGGTGTTAAG